One Oleidesulfovibrio alaskensis DSM 16109 genomic region harbors:
- the ftsH gene encoding ATP-dependent zinc metalloprotease FtsH, with protein sequence MNQFSRNLVLWAVISLLMVVLFNLFSQPPGPQAQMSYTEFLNKVTQGEVVQVTIQGEKLKGQTAEGQSFQTIAPNDPDLVNRLLEKGVQVKAEPKEEAPWYMTLLVSWFPMLLLIGVWIFFMRQMQGGGGKAMSFGRSRARMISHESAKVTFDDVAGVDEAKEELTEVVDFLSNPKKFTRLGGRIPKGVLLVGPPGTGKTLLARAVAGEAGVPFFSISGSDFVEMFVGVGASRVRDLFVQGKKNAPCLIFIDEIDAVGRQRGAGLGGGHDEREQTLNQLLVEMDGFESNEGVILIAATNRPDVLDPALLRPGRFDRQVVVPTPDLRGRKRILEVHSKRTPLARDVDMEMLAKGTPGFSGADLENLVNEAALQAAKMNKDQVNMLDFETAKDKLLMGKERRSLVMSDKEKRVTAYHEGGHALTARLLPGTDPVHKVSIIPRGRALGVTMQLPDEDRHGYSRTYLLNNLVVLLGGRLAEEVVFGEITTGAGNDIERATKMARKMVCEWGMSDAIGPMNIGEQGEEVFIGREWAHSRNYSEETARMVDAEVKRIIDEAREKARTLLQENLDTLHRIAEALLERETINADDLERLIEGRPLLPVPEITATHPEGDAENAGPEDSVAAAPAEHAGDEFLLESDEAARPAAKDGEDAPDGQEEDTADRREK encoded by the coding sequence TTGAATCAGTTCTCGCGCAATTTGGTTTTATGGGCCGTCATCTCACTGCTGATGGTGGTTCTTTTCAACCTGTTCAGCCAGCCCCCCGGGCCGCAGGCCCAGATGTCCTACACTGAGTTTCTTAACAAAGTCACTCAGGGGGAAGTCGTTCAGGTAACTATTCAGGGCGAAAAGCTGAAAGGACAGACCGCCGAAGGGCAGTCGTTCCAGACCATAGCACCCAATGACCCCGACCTGGTCAACCGCCTGCTGGAAAAGGGTGTGCAGGTAAAGGCAGAGCCCAAGGAAGAAGCTCCGTGGTACATGACGCTGCTGGTGTCGTGGTTCCCCATGCTGCTGCTTATCGGTGTATGGATATTCTTCATGCGCCAGATGCAGGGTGGCGGCGGAAAAGCCATGTCTTTCGGCCGTTCGCGGGCCCGTATGATCTCGCACGAATCGGCAAAGGTCACCTTTGACGATGTGGCGGGCGTGGACGAAGCCAAAGAAGAGCTCACTGAAGTTGTTGACTTTCTTAGTAATCCTAAAAAATTCACCCGTCTTGGCGGGCGCATCCCCAAGGGGGTGCTGCTTGTGGGGCCTCCCGGCACCGGTAAAACGCTGCTGGCCCGTGCCGTGGCGGGTGAGGCCGGCGTGCCCTTCTTTTCCATTTCCGGTTCGGACTTTGTGGAAATGTTTGTCGGGGTCGGTGCCTCGCGCGTGCGCGACCTGTTTGTACAGGGCAAGAAAAACGCTCCCTGCCTTATCTTCATCGATGAGATTGATGCGGTGGGGCGTCAGCGCGGTGCCGGTCTTGGCGGCGGACACGACGAGCGTGAACAGACTCTGAACCAGCTGCTTGTCGAAATGGACGGCTTTGAATCCAACGAAGGCGTTATTCTGATAGCCGCCACCAACAGACCTGACGTGCTGGACCCGGCTTTGCTGCGGCCCGGACGTTTTGACAGGCAGGTGGTGGTGCCGACGCCCGACCTGCGCGGACGTAAGCGCATTCTGGAAGTACACAGCAAGCGTACTCCGCTGGCGCGTGACGTGGATATGGAAATGCTGGCCAAAGGTACTCCGGGCTTTTCCGGTGCCGATCTTGAAAACCTTGTCAACGAAGCGGCTCTGCAAGCTGCCAAGATGAACAAGGATCAGGTGAACATGCTTGATTTCGAGACGGCCAAAGACAAGCTGCTGATGGGCAAGGAACGCCGCAGTCTGGTGATGAGCGACAAGGAAAAGCGTGTCACAGCCTACCACGAAGGCGGTCATGCCCTTACTGCGCGTCTGCTGCCCGGCACAGACCCCGTGCACAAGGTTTCCATCATTCCCCGTGGCAGGGCGCTGGGCGTAACCATGCAGCTGCCCGACGAAGACCGCCACGGCTATTCGCGCACATATCTGCTGAATAATCTTGTGGTGCTGCTCGGCGGGCGTCTGGCCGAAGAAGTCGTCTTCGGAGAGATTACCACAGGAGCCGGTAACGACATCGAACGCGCCACCAAAATGGCCCGCAAGATGGTGTGTGAATGGGGCATGAGCGACGCCATCGGCCCCATGAACATCGGCGAGCAGGGTGAAGAAGTCTTCATCGGCCGCGAATGGGCTCATTCGCGCAACTACAGCGAAGAGACCGCCCGCATGGTGGATGCCGAAGTAAAACGCATCATTGACGAAGCCCGTGAAAAGGCCCGCACGCTGCTGCAGGAGAATCTGGATACACTGCACCGTATCGCAGAGGCTCTGCTGGAGCGCGAGACCATTAATGCGGATGATCTTGAGCGTCTTATCGAAGGACGGCCCCTGCTGCCTGTTCCTGAAATCACGGCCACACATCCTGAAGGCGACGCAGAAAATGCCGGGCCGGAGGATTCCGTGGCCGCCGCACCGGCTGAGCATGCCGGAGACGAATTCCTGCTGGAATCGGACGAGGCTGCACGCCCCGCCGCAAAGGACGGGGAGGATGCTCCGGACGGGCAGGAGGAAGATACCGCTGACCGGAGGGAGAAGTAG
- a CDS encoding FmdB family zinc ribbon protein, producing MPLFEFECTECGNRFEELVRDSFSEITCPVCGAANVQKVMSMPCQIPGTGPNRLPGALAKGGGAPKMQYVPHVPRPSKPSGGCGGCSNGSCGGN from the coding sequence ATGCCTCTTTTTGAATTTGAATGTACCGAATGCGGCAACCGTTTTGAAGAACTTGTACGGGACAGCTTCAGCGAAATCACCTGTCCTGTCTGCGGAGCCGCCAATGTGCAGAAAGTGATGTCCATGCCCTGTCAGATTCCCGGAACAGGCCCCAACAGACTGCCGGGCGCTCTGGCAAAAGGCGGAGGCGCCCCCAAAATGCAGTATGTGCCGCATGTTCCCCGCCCGTCCAAACCATCGGGCGGATGCGGCGGATGCAGCAACGGCAGTTGCGGCGGCAATTGA
- a CDS encoding cation diffusion facilitator family transporter, with the protein MNKHAGGSQLETIAMVSRVTWIGLWLNLALAAFKIMAGTAGHSRAVVADGIHSLSDLVTDVVVLVGVRFWSAPADEEHPHGHQRMETMVTVVIGLLLAGAAVGIAWDAIAAMGRESAHRRGAVAFGAAVLSIVVKEGLYRWTLRAARKARSSALEANAWHHRTDALSSIPAAAAVGLAWFVPAWGVADLAGALVVAVFILYAAWNICRPALEALMDKGADETTRAELEQVVCSVSGVKDVHSLRTRFMGNSLQVDMHIKVDGRITVDEGHAVALAVEDALYALGPHIHDVLVHVDPWLPEQAPRAGADGEKHQV; encoded by the coding sequence ATGAATAAACATGCAGGCGGAAGCCAGCTGGAGACCATAGCCATGGTAAGCCGCGTGACGTGGATAGGGCTGTGGCTCAATCTTGCGCTTGCCGCGTTCAAGATAATGGCGGGTACGGCCGGACACAGCAGGGCTGTGGTGGCAGACGGTATCCACTCTCTTTCCGATCTGGTGACTGATGTCGTGGTGCTGGTCGGGGTGCGTTTCTGGAGCGCCCCTGCCGATGAAGAACACCCGCATGGACACCAGCGTATGGAGACCATGGTCACGGTGGTCATCGGCCTGCTGCTGGCGGGAGCCGCTGTGGGGATAGCGTGGGACGCCATTGCAGCCATGGGCCGCGAGAGCGCCCATCGCCGCGGTGCGGTTGCCTTCGGGGCTGCGGTACTCTCAATTGTGGTAAAAGAAGGACTGTACCGCTGGACATTGCGTGCGGCCAGAAAGGCCAGATCTTCGGCGCTGGAAGCCAATGCATGGCATCACCGCACTGATGCGCTGAGCTCCATACCTGCTGCTGCGGCCGTGGGGCTGGCATGGTTTGTACCCGCATGGGGGGTGGCCGATCTGGCCGGTGCACTGGTTGTAGCGGTTTTCATTCTGTACGCCGCGTGGAATATCTGCCGTCCCGCACTGGAAGCCCTGATGGACAAAGGTGCTGATGAAACGACCCGCGCTGAACTGGAACAGGTGGTCTGTTCCGTGTCCGGAGTGAAGGATGTGCATTCACTGCGGACACGTTTCATGGGCAACAGCCTGCAGGTGGACATGCATATCAAGGTTGACGGTAGAATAACGGTTGACGAGGGGCATGCCGTGGCTCTGGCTGTGGAGGATGCGCTGTACGCGCTGGGGCCGCATATTCATGATGTGCTGGTGCATGTGGACCCGTGGCTGCCGGAACAGGCACCGCGGGCCGGTGCGGACGGTGAAAAGCATCAGGTGTAA
- a CDS encoding ABC transporter ATP-binding protein, translated as MTEQKPLNKRTARDRYTHLPPVVRLEGISKSFGRVRANHDITLDIRPGMIKALLGENGAGKSTLMSILSGRFPQDSGTIYIDGAPVRFTSPADALTAGIGMVYQHFMLVESMTVAENVMLGQRGGFLLSPRRMEETVARLAEKYGLEISPSAPVSGLSMGEKQRVEILKLLYRDSRVLIFDEPTAVLTPSETEQLFEALWRMADQGKSIVFISHKLQEVLSVADEIAILRRGEIVDEFHESDVPNQKVLANRMVGRDVVLSVDAPPVPVCEKVLEIEGLGGDGLDDIRLALCRGEIVAVAGVAGNGQKELVEVVCGLRRPAAGRVEILGRPWNAFYPHPPRRGRSLAYIPEDRQGLATCKYLDLVDNFLLTTRHAFSRRGLLDRAQAEEVTRRIVQEYNVQPGHVDAPARALSGGNLQKLVIGREFFREPAIIVAENPTQGLDISATEEVWNRLLEARSGAGILLITSELNEALQLADRIAVMYRGRFVDVFPRTDEKKVEAIGLMMAGVQPE; from the coding sequence GTGACAGAACAGAAACCGCTCAACAAACGCACTGCGCGGGACAGATATACCCACCTTCCGCCTGTGGTCAGGCTGGAGGGAATAAGTAAATCCTTCGGCAGAGTACGCGCCAACCACGATATCACGCTGGATATCCGGCCGGGCATGATCAAGGCCCTGCTGGGCGAAAACGGCGCCGGAAAGTCCACGCTCATGTCCATTCTGTCCGGACGCTTTCCGCAGGATTCCGGAACGATATATATAGACGGCGCACCGGTACGCTTCACCTCGCCGGCGGATGCCCTTACCGCCGGAATAGGTATGGTATACCAGCATTTCATGCTGGTGGAGTCCATGACCGTGGCGGAAAACGTCATGCTGGGACAGCGTGGTGGTTTTCTGCTTTCGCCGCGCAGGATGGAAGAGACTGTTGCCCGTCTGGCAGAGAAATACGGACTGGAAATATCGCCTTCGGCTCCGGTTTCGGGGCTTTCCATGGGTGAAAAGCAGCGTGTGGAGATTCTCAAGCTGCTGTACCGCGACAGCCGTGTGCTTATTTTTGACGAACCCACAGCGGTGCTTACCCCGTCGGAGACCGAACAGCTTTTCGAGGCGTTGTGGCGTATGGCGGATCAGGGCAAATCCATTGTGTTCATCAGCCACAAACTGCAGGAAGTGCTGAGTGTGGCCGACGAGATAGCCATTCTGCGCCGCGGTGAGATAGTGGACGAGTTCCACGAATCAGACGTACCTAACCAGAAGGTGCTGGCCAACCGTATGGTCGGTCGTGATGTTGTGCTAAGTGTCGATGCACCGCCGGTGCCTGTGTGTGAAAAGGTCCTTGAGATAGAAGGCCTTGGCGGAGACGGACTGGATGACATCCGGCTGGCGCTGTGCAGAGGCGAAATTGTTGCTGTGGCAGGCGTTGCCGGTAACGGACAGAAAGAGCTGGTAGAGGTTGTCTGCGGACTGCGGCGTCCCGCCGCCGGTCGTGTGGAGATTCTCGGCCGCCCGTGGAACGCATTTTATCCGCATCCGCCCAGAAGGGGCAGATCGCTGGCCTATATTCCCGAAGACCGGCAGGGGCTTGCCACCTGCAAATACCTTGACCTTGTGGACAACTTTCTGCTTACCACCCGTCACGCCTTCAGCAGACGCGGTCTGCTGGACAGGGCTCAGGCTGAAGAAGTGACGCGCCGTATCGTGCAGGAATACAATGTCCAGCCGGGGCATGTTGATGCTCCTGCACGCGCGCTTTCCGGCGGCAACCTGCAGAAGCTGGTCATAGGGCGCGAATTTTTTCGCGAACCGGCTATCATTGTGGCAGAAAACCCTACTCAGGGGCTGGATATTTCTGCCACGGAAGAAGTCTGGAACCGGCTGCTTGAGGCGCGTTCCGGTGCGGGCATTCTGCTTATCACAAGCGAACTCAACGAAGCTTTGCAACTGGCTGACAGAATAGCAGTCATGTACCGCGGCAGGTTTGTTGACGTGTTTCCCCGTACGGATGAAAAAAAAGTCGAAGCCATCGGTCTGATGATGGCCGGTGTGCAGCCGGAATAG